A region of the Lactococcus garvieae genome:
TCTGTCGCTTTGCTCTCTGTCGCTTTGTTCTCTGTTGCTTTGTTTGTTTACTCTTGAATTTATAAAATTCTGCTCTTCTTTTGTGAGCAAAATAGCCCCTCTACTATTTTTCTTTCTAATTTTGCTAGGTAAATTTTTTATATGATATTGAACAGTCTGTTTTGTTATTCCTAGCTCGTCCGCTAGTTCCTTAATCGTTTTTAATTCTTCACTCATATTTAAATATTCTGCCTTTTAATGGTTGGTAGGTATTGTTCAATGGCTTTTTTGAGATATTTAGCGACATTGCGTTTGGAATAGGCTTCTTGTTTGCTAGCAACATAAGACAAGTGGTCTTTCACGCCATTTAGTCCTCGTAAGTCTTTGAGTTCGTCATAAAGAGGGTACACGTGGGCTTGTAAGCCTGCCATAAGTGCGGTGTCCGTCATTTCATAAGGCGATAAAAGAAAGTTTTCAATCAATAGCTTAGTATATGGGCTTTCTAATGCTTCTCCTGCTAATAGACGATTATCTGTTTCTTTTTGCTTTTTATCTTCTTGGTAGACTTTATCTTCCAACTTGTAGCTGTTATCGTCTGCACAACGTTTCTTCTCGATATGAAAAACTATGCTGTCAATCGAACGTCCTTTTTTCACTTTCTCATAGGACACCTTAAAAGTCGTATTATCGTTGATTTCTTTTAAGGGAATATCTAATATTTTTTTAGTAAAATTGGTAAATCGCTGATATTCATTGACGGTATCAGTCATTATTCTTAGTTCTTTAACCGATATTGAAGGATTGCGGTAGGCTTCCACTTGTTCTTCTCTCCGTCCCCCTTTAGCGCTGTAATGTTCATACTGATTGTAATTCATGGATAACCAACGGTAAAGAATCAGGCTGTACTTGCTGTTTAATTCTGCTAAGTCAGATAAAGCGTGTTGCGTGAAATTCTTTTTGAGATTAACTAAGTAAGGGATAATTTCAGGACTGAAACGAATTAACACTTCATCGTTATAATCTGTCCATTCCACATAAGGGATAGGCACAATATTAATAAATTTAAAGCCTTTGCCTGCTTCTTCTTTGATTTGAAAAAAGGCTTGTTTCTGCATTTTCTCAACCGCTTCTTTAAAACGACTGTGTTTGTCATTATCAGACACCTTAAAGAAAGCGAAAAGGTCTCTTTTAGAAAGATAAACCGTATTATCTTCCAGTGGTTTTTCCGTATCAATACAGGACACCGCCAATTCAAACATTTTCAAGGGCGTTTTATCCATTTTGGCTATTGAGGTAATGAGGCTGTTATGCTCCACCACTTTACGTTTTGAGAGTTCGTTCAAGGTTAGCACCTGCTTTTGTTTGTTTTGTTTTTCTGATATAATAGACATAGAAAGTTACTCCTTTGTGAGTGATTTTAAGGTGGCATAGAGAAAGTCATTTTGCCGTGAATTTTCTCTATGCTTTTATTATATCATTTTATAGCTACTTTCTCAATGTTTTAGTAGCTATATACACAGTTTTTAGTAGCTATATACACAGTTTTTAGTAGCTATATACACAGTTTTTAGTAGCTATAAAAATCTGCAAATCCTTATCCTGACTGATTTTTTTAGCACGCAAAAGAACAAAAGATTAAAATATATAAGATAAATTAATATAGGCTTCGCCTTTTTTTATTTTTTTCAAAAATTTAAAATCAAAAGTCAAAATTATCCCGTAAGCAAACAGACTAATCAATATAGAATTTGATTAGTCTGTTTGTATCGGTTATTTATAAATCTTCTGTTTTTATTTCATAATATCCCTCGTAATAATAACTCGCATCAATTCCTTTAAAGAATTGTTCTTTACCTAAATCATCGGTTAAAGCCTTTTGAATCAAATATTTTAATTCATTGGTGCTGACTGTACTACGGATCATGGCATTTAAATATTCATCCTTATCAATTTGATTCCAATCGACGATTTTGTGTAGTTTATTTTTAAGAATTAAATCCAACCAAATACGAGTGGCTCGTCCATTGCCTTCCCTAAAAGGATGCGCCACATTCATATCCGAATACTTATCAATAATTTCATCAAATGTTTCTTGAGGTAATTTATCAATATATTCAAGTGTTTGCGCTAAAAAAATACGTGGCGCAAATTGAAAGTTTCCTTTCGCAATATTCACTTCTCGAATTTTTCCTGCAAAGTCGTAAATATCTTGGAATAAAAACTGATGAATATCAGATAAGCCTTGAAACGTCCCAATTTCCAGATCCTCTATTTTGCCAGACTCAAACAATTCTTTGGCTCTTTTTTTCGTTAATAACTCTTCTTGTTTAGCTAATTCTGCTGAATTTGTTAAGTCTAATTTATTATCTAAAACCAAAATATCCCCTCACTCTCTATTTTTTCGGAAAGATTCTTTTGAAAATTTTTGGACGTTGATCAAACCATGTTGAAGCGGTATACATTAATCGAAAACTGCCATAGATGCCAGCACCGATTAATCCAAATCCACCTAATCCAAGAATGACTGCCCCATAAGGATGTTTAGGCTTTATTTCCATCACTGTGTCATACAAAATATGCAAACCCCAACCATCCCAGATCCCTTTATAAATCCATCGTCCGATGAGAATACCGACAACTAAGAAACAGAACAGGCAGACAATGTTCGCAATCAGAATACCGTAACGTTCGACAATCTCACGTTTGCGATCTGCTTTGATCTGCTCTTTTTGTTCATTCAGTTCTTTTTTCAAAGCGAGTAATGCTTGTTTTTCAACTTGAATGTCTTTCAGTATGTCTGCTTTTAAACTTTCTGCCTCTAAACGATGGAGTTGTTCTTGAATGGCAGACTCCATTTTTTGATTCGCAACAGCTTCTATTTTTTCTTGGTAGTCCCGAAAGTCTTTATTAACTTCTTGACGGACTAAGCGGTCTAGTTCTGGAACGTTACTGAAATCAATTTTGCCATTTTTATAAGCATTTAATACTTGAACAACGAGTTGTTCATCTTTATTCATCGACTCATCCCCCGATCATGATCTTTTGTTGGTTTCTTTTCAGACTGTACGTCTCTATTCGCTTGTTTTTCTAGGCTTTTCTGCTGTTCTTTCTCGTAATTTTTCATGTCCTTTGAAAAGCGACGTTCAAAATCATCGAGTATTTTATCTTTTGTTTGCTTTAATTTTCTTGTAACGCGTTGAGTAAGCTGTGGTACTCGTCCTGCAAGCTGTTTGAGTGTGTCAATAAATCGATTAATTGTTGATTCTCGTTTGAGAGCTTCTGATTTTCTTGGTTCAATTGCTTGTTCAAGGCTAACAATTTCTGATTCTCTTTGTTGAGTGTCTCGCTCAAGCGGAGTAATCGCTGGTTCTCGTTGTTCAACAGCTCTAAATTCGTTTTGTCTTGCTCGGTTTTCCAACTCATGTAAAATGGTCTCCCTTCCAAAATCAGAACCCAATCGGGTCTCTCGTGCTCGTCTTTGCTTATTATTGGCGTCTAAAAAGGCGTATGAGAACGTTTGACCTCTTTCTGATAGAATTACACCATTATCGGATAAACGCTCTTTAAACGTCTCATATGAGCTCACAGAGAGGTCTTGAAGCGATTTATTGATTCTTTCTCTCAAATCATCCATGTAAGAATACTCATTTTTGGCGATTAGTTCTTTTTCTGTCTCTGTTTGACGCTCTTTTGGTGGCTCTAAAATGTGCCAGTTTTCTCGAGAAGCGAGTCGATCATTCATTTCTCGTGCTCGTTGAACGCTTTCTCCTTTTTGTTCTCTTAATTTCTTTCCTGTCTCTAAATTGACCTTATTGACAATGATATGGTTGTGTAAGACGTGATTTTTTCCGTCTAAATGCGTATAAACAGCGCTTTGATGGTTAGGATAAAGGTTTTCTGCTAACTCAACGCCTAAATCGTTGGCTTTTTGCC
Encoded here:
- a CDS encoding RepB family plasmid replication initiator protein, whose product is MSIISEKQNKQKQVLTLNELSKRKVVEHNSLITSIAKMDKTPLKMFELAVSCIDTEKPLEDNTVYLSKRDLFAFFKVSDNDKHSRFKEAVEKMQKQAFFQIKEEAGKGFKFINIVPIPYVEWTDYNDEVLIRFSPEIIPYLVNLKKNFTQHALSDLAELNSKYSLILYRWLSMNYNQYEHYSAKGGRREEQVEAYRNPSISVKELRIMTDTVNEYQRFTNFTKKILDIPLKEINDNTTFKVSYEKVKKGRSIDSIVFHIEKKRCADDNSYKLEDKVYQEDKKQKETDNRLLAGEALESPYTKLLIENFLLSPYEMTDTALMAGLQAHVYPLYDELKDLRGLNGVKDHLSYVASKQEAYSKRNVAKYLKKAIEQYLPTIKRQNI
- the fic gene encoding protein adenylyltransferase Fic, with product MVLDNKLDLTNSAELAKQEELLTKKRAKELFESGKIEDLEIGTFQGLSDIHQFLFQDIYDFAGKIREVNIAKGNFQFAPRIFLAQTLEYIDKLPQETFDEIIDKYSDMNVAHPFREGNGRATRIWLDLILKNKLHKIVDWNQIDKDEYLNAMIRSTVSTNELKYLIQKALTDDLGKEQFFKGIDASYYYEGYYEIKTEDL
- a CDS encoding mobilization protein, giving the protein MNKDEQLVVQVLNAYKNGKIDFSNVPELDRLVRQEVNKDFRDYQEKIEAVANQKMESAIQEQLHRLEAESLKADILKDIQVEKQALLALKKELNEQKEQIKADRKREIVERYGILIANIVCLFCFLVVGILIGRWIYKGIWDGWGLHILYDTVMEIKPKHPYGAVILGLGGFGLIGAGIYGSFRLMYTASTWFDQRPKIFKRIFPKK
- a CDS encoding relaxase/mobilization nuclease domain-containing protein, yielding MATIAKISNGASAASALNYALGQDRPMHEKTEQWLQDHQLERPVELTNCRAVAVGGTNGIDPFIAKEQFDVIRQLHNQTKESNQVLRITQSFALDELNPKVQKDWQKANDLGVELAENLYPNHQSAVYTHLDGKNHVLHNHIIVNKVNLETGKKLREQKGESVQRAREMNDRLASRENWHILEPPKERQTETEKELIAKNEYSYMDDLRERINKSLQDLSVSSYETFKERLSDNGVILSERGQTFSYAFLDANNKQRRARETRLGSDFGRETILHELENRARQNEFRAVEQREPAITPLERDTQQRESEIVSLEQAIEPRKSEALKRESTINRFIDTLKQLAGRVPQLTQRVTRKLKQTKDKILDDFERRFSKDMKNYEKEQQKSLEKQANRDVQSEKKPTKDHDRGMSR